DNA from Babylonia areolata isolate BAREFJ2019XMU chromosome 32, ASM4173473v1, whole genome shotgun sequence:
GTAAGAAAtccaaaactacaacaacaaaaacaccgtgTGACATAACTGACCCATCTTCTGGTGAACCAGGTGAAAACACCACCTGACTGACACCAggtcacaccacacctgacagtgacaccacacctgacagtgactccacacctgacagtgacaccaggtcacaccacacctgacagtgacaccacaccTGACTGACACCAggtcacaccacacctgacagtgacaccacaccTGACTGACACCAggtcacaccacacctgacagtgacaccacaccTGACTGACACCAGGTCACTCCACACCTGACTGACACcacacctgacagtgacaccagGTCACTCcacacctgacagtgacaccaggtcacaccacacctgacagtgacaccaggtcacaccacacctgacagtgacaccacacctgacagtgacaccacacctgacagtgacaccaggtcacaccacacctgacagtgacaccacacctgacagtgacaccaggtcacaccacacctgacagtgacaccaggtcacaccacacctgacagtgacaccacaccTGACTGACACCAggtcacaccacacctgacagtgacaccacacctgacagtgacaccaggtcacaccacacctgacagtgacaccacacctgacagtgacaccagGTCACACTacacctgacagtgacaccacacctgacagtgacaccagGTCACACCACACCTGGCAGAGACACcacacctgacagtgacaccagGTCACACCACACCTGGCAGAGACACcacacctgacagtgacaccacacctgacagtgacaccaggtcacaccacacctgacagtgacaccacacctgacagtgacaccaggtcacaccacacctgacagtgacaccacacctgacagtgacatcacacctgacagtgacaccaggtcacaccacacctgacagtgacaccacacctgacagtgacatcacacctgacagtgacaccaggtcacaccacacctgacagtgacaccacacctgacagtgacaccaggtcacaccacacctgacagtgacaccagGTCACACTacacctgacagtgacaccacacctgacagtgacaccaggtcacaccacacctgacagtgacaccaggtcacaccacacctgacagtgacaccacacctgacagtgacaccagGTCACACTacacctgacagtgacaccacaccTGACAGTGACAACAGGTGACACCACACCTGCCAGGTGCCCTACTCACCTCTGTCTCGTGGTTGAGGTGCCAGAGGTCAAGGCGACCCATGATGTCGACACTGGTGAAGAGGGCAGGGTTGATGGGCGACCACTGCACGTCGCTCACGTAGTCACTGTTGTCCTCAAAGGAACACAAGAACTTCTgctcctgttcacacacacacacacacacacacacacacacacacacaatggctttGATGAATTAGAGGGCACAAAACTGCAGCAACAGACGGCTGaatagacagtttcagtttctcaaggtgtcactacattcagacaaatctgtcacgctacatcacatctgctagacagatgcctgacagcagcataacccaacacgctcgtcaggccttgagtgcatgcatacttatATTTGCGGGATGCATAAAATATCTGAAGTTCAAACTGGTGGGGACGCATCAAACATTTGAAGTTCAAACCTTTTCAAACTGGTGGAGACGCATCAAACATTTGAAGTTCAAACCTTTTCAAACTGGTGGAGACGCATCAAACATTTGAAGTTCAAACTTTCTGAAACTGGTAATTTGCTGACCGACAGAGTGGCCTACCTTGATGTTCCACAGCTTGACCGTCCAATCAAAAGAGGCGGTGAGGAAGTAGGGGGAGAAATCGATCTGCCCGGCCACACGGTGAGTGTCGATGGCCGTGATGGGCCCCTGGTGGCCTTCGTAGGCCTCGCTGATGCCCGCTTTGCTGCCATACACACAGCAGATGGGCTGCCTCACTCATCACATacagtgtgtataattatatacacatgcCTATAGTGGTGGTCAACTGCATGTAGTGATCACATACTGTGtctaaatacacatgcatgtagtgGTTAACTACATATAGTGATTACTGATCACATACTGTGTGTATTTCCACATGCATACAGTGATTAACTGCATGTAGTGATTACTGATCACAAActtggtatatatatacatgtttataTTGATAAATGATGAAATGATCACAGATCACATACTGTGTctatgtacacatatttatagtgATAAATAATGATGAAACGATCACTGATCACAAACTATGTCTACATACACATGCCTATAGTGATAAACGGAACAATCGCATATCACATACTGTGTCTATGTACACATGTTTGTCGCGATAAATGATGAAACTATCACAGATAACATACTGTGTTTTAAGTACACATGCCAAAAGTGATAAATGAAATGATCACAGATCATATACTGTATCTATATGCACAAAAAGAAAtagaacacactctctctctctctaaaaaaaaccccacatcaactatgtctgtgtgtctaccatAATAACAAATTCAATTCGAAAGAatgtataaagaaaaagaaaaaacaacaaaaaacaacacccccacccccccacccccatttccccctcccctacccaccccaatcCACCCGCCCCAAAACCCCTCACCTCCCGTGGCGAGACGCGGAATACACCAGACACTCCTCTGATCCCACGATGAAGTTGTTGGCGTCCCCGGCCAGGAAGCTGAAGCAGGTGGCAGCCACAGCCTTGGACTGTTTGTGCTGCAGCTCCATGCTGTCCTGGGGGTGTGACAGCATGTCCAGGCTCCACGAACACAGCTTGCCGTCGTTGGACACCGAGATCAGGTTGTGGGCGTTTTGTGTGCCCACCACCGTTACACAGTACACCGGGTGCTgtcagggaggggacagagaggtgtTTGGTTAGAACACAGCTTGCCGTTGTTGGACACAGAGATCAGGTTGTGGGCGTTTTGTGTGCCCACCACCGTTACACAGTACACCGGGTGCTgtcagggaggggacagagaggtgtTTGGTTAGAACACAGAATATTTTATTCGTCATCTCCAGTAAAAGAATCAGAGTTAGATTTCTGTTTGGTTAGAACACAGCTTGTGTCGCTGGACACAGAGATCAGGTTGTGGGCGTTTTGTGTGCCCACTACCATTACACAGTACACTGGGTGCTGTCAGGgacgggaagacagagagaggagttagATTTCTGTTTGGTTAGAACACAGAATATGTCGTTGGACACAGAGATCAGGTTGTGGGCGTTCTGTGAGCCCACCACCGTTACACAGTACACGGGGTGCTGTAAGGGACGGGAGGACAGAGAGATGTTTGGTTCGAACACAGAATATTTCATTTATCATCTCCAACGAGAGAAACAAAGTTAAATTTCTGTTTGGTTAGAACACAGAATATGTCACTGGACACAGAGATCAGGTTGTGGGCGTTCTGTGTGCCCACTACCGTTACACAGTACACCTGGTGCTGTCAGGgaaggacatagagagaggaattAGATTTCTGTTTGGTTAGAACACAGAATATTTTATTTATCGGGaagggacagagggatggagtgagTTAAATTTCTGTTTGGTtggaatacagaatactttatttatTGTCTCcaatgagagaaacagagttaGATTTATGTCTGGGTAGAACACAAAATACTTTGTTTATCATATCCAATAAGAGAACTGGAGTTTTGATTTCGGTTTGATCAGAACACAGAATACTTTGCTGATTATCTCCAATTATAGAAACAGAGTTGGACTTCAGAACACTTTGTGTAAGCTATAACACAACTCACAGTGTGAGCGGAGGCGGAGAGAGGGGTACGCTGCACCGGGGTGCGCTTGTTGACCCGGTTGTCCCACAAGACGATCTGCCCTGAGTACGTCCCACCCAGAACCAGGTTGGGGTGGAACTTGGCAAAGCAGCTGGACATGACtggagactgcacacacacacacacacacacacacacacacacacacacaccatgtacacatgtgcatatgcacacacacacacacacatcatgcatacaagtgcatatgcacacacacacacaaatcatgcacacatatgcatatgcacacacacacacacatcatgtacacatgtgcatatgcacacacacacacacacatcatgcacacatatgcatatgcacacacacacaatcatgcacacatatgcatatgcacacacacacacacacacatcatgtacacatgtgcatatgcacgcacacacacacacatcatgtacacatgtgcatgtgcacgcgcgcacacacacacacacacacatcatgcacacatgtgcataggcacacacacacacacacacaaacatcatgtaCACAtgtgaatatgcacacacacacacacacacagacacacatcatgcacacatgtgcatatgcacacacacaccacacactcatacacacacacacacacacacacacacaagcaccacacacacaccacacatgcacacaccagacacatacacacacacacacacaactaagctAACATgttcacatgctcacacacacacacacacacacacacacagtgtttcagtttctcaaagaggcatcacagcATTCAGAtgaatccacatacgctacacaacatctgcaaggcagatgcctgaccagcagcataacccaatgcattctccaggccttgagtgcatgtgtatctcagtttcagtttcagtagctcacggaggcatcactgcgttcggacaaatccatatacgctacaccacatctgccaagcagatgcctgaccagcagcgtaacccaacacgcttgtgtatgtattttgtgtacctatcaatgtggatttcttccacaggctTTTGACAGGGGACAACAATGATGTCACcatggggggtcttttttttcagtgcgccaagtgcgtgctgcacacgggacctatcgtctcatctgaaggacaagacgctcagtttgatctttccagtcaaacttgggagacatgGCAAGACCAGACATCCAACCCAGACCCTCGAAGACAcggtgttggcagataagcgtcttaaccaatctgccaccttGTTCCCAGAACTCATCGCTTTATTtattttagtattattatcattattatcattactattattattattatttattcagttatttatatatttatttatttattaatttattttattttattttattttgtacgcttatagttgactccatcaagtttttgtgccttatacatatcattattagtagtagtagttcttttttttttatgtatttttctttttttcttttttttttctttttttctcaaggcctgactaagcacgttgggttacgctgctggtcaggcatctgcttggcagatgcggtgtagcgtatatggatttgtccgaacgcagtgacgccgcctccttgaactactgaaactgaaactgaaacatcagtTCACGTCATGATCTCCGACATGTGATCCACCAGTTTTTGCCACAGTGTTGCTCTGGGCAGTGGGAAGGTCGGGGGCACTTGATAGGAGAAGGGACCTCgtatggcagtttcagtttcagtttcagtagctcaaggaggcgtcactgccttcagacaaatccatatacgctacaccacatctgccaagcagatgtctgaccagcggcatagcccaacacgcttagtcaggccttgagaaaaaaaaaaaaaaaaaagaaagaaaaaagaaaagaaaaagaaggtgaataaataatagataagcgtacataaataagtaaataaatacataataatacataaatagataaataaataaataataattataatatgaaaaaaaggtaacaataataataataataataaaaaataaatgaataaataagacaacaatgatgataaataagcaaactaatgtaaaacatgaagacacacattcacacatacacccatacacccacacatgcataacagatatgcaccaaacatgcagtttcacagatatgaaagcacagtcaaatacacataaacgtacatgagcttgaacacacacatacacacacacacacacctagtatGTCAAGGTCAACCAAATAAGTAGAATCAGGCCTCTGGCCCAAAACGCAACAAAATACAGTAAACATGTGTATTCACTTACACATCACTGAAGCATTTttttctaaacttttttttttttttttttaatgtatactgACAATTTCGAGATTATTTCAGCACTTTCACAAGCtaggaaataagataaaatgttATTGTCCGTAAATTCACAGAATCTTATTCTTTTGACGAGGGTACACTTAACATTAAACATGTAAAGCACAATCAGTTTCAGAACATGAACATTCAGGTCATCATTATATAAAGGATAAGACACGAGGCAACTTTACTATCCGTAAATtcacagaaatttgtcttttggctTGAGTGAAAGTAACATTAAACATATAAAGCACAGTCACTTTTAGAGCACGAACATTCAGGTGGTCATTGTAATTATACAAAGGATATAATTCCAGACAACTTTACTGTCTGTAAATTCACaggaatttttttcttttggctTGAGTGAATGTgacattaaacacaaaacacacaatcacTTTCAGAACACAAACGTTCAGGTCATCATTACACAAAGGATAAAATATGAGACAACTTTACAGTCTGTAATTCACAGAGTGAATGTAACATTAAACACATACAGCACAATCGCTTTCAGAATGCAAATACTAAGGTCATTATAAGACAGAGCataaagaaaatttttttaaagcagtatCAAGACTGTAGCAGAACCAATCCACTGAAATCGTTTTGCATCGTTGTGGGGAGTGTGCTGCAGAGAGGGATCGTCGTCAACGAGATAACCGCCGTCATCACGCCAAAACccttcacaccacccccacacccagtcacaccctcccacccacacaccccctgccccctcacctgGCAGTGGAAGATGTACTCGGGCGTGTCCTTCTTGTACTTGACGTTCCAGATCAGTGCCACCCCGTCCGGCACATTGGTGGCGTCTTCGTTGGCGCTGTACGACGCCAGCAGCAGCTCTGGGTGCTGCACACAGGATTGATTCACTGCCGGACTGAGGGGACTGGTCATGGGTGTGGCTAGTCCTGTTCTTCATCACTCCAACtgatacccacacccacacctcccaggcAGGGAGCTTCCATGGGGTTTAGAAACAAaacttattaacacacacacacacacaaacacacatgtagagagagagagagagagagagagagagagagagagagagagagaagtattcatttatttacaatCAATGTATTCATTTATACACACAATGCGTTcaaggacacatgcacacacagacacagacattgatacaaacacacaaacacacacacacaaacatgcacactcacacacacacacacacacacacgcacacacacatgcacacacacacacacatacacacacacacacacacacacacacacacacacacacacacacacacacacacacacacaacacacacacgcacacacacatgcacacacacacacacacacacacacacacacacacacacacacacacacacacacatacacacacacacacacacacacacacacacacacacacacacaaaacttataCATACACATCCAGCAGAGATTTAAGAAGCACAATCATCAGTCAACTGAAACTCCACTGTGTAAGCTAATCATGATGTTACTATATATTGTACAAAATAACCATGTTGATGTGTTATTGCTGAACTGTATCATACAAACTAATCATAGTGAcaggtactttaaaaaaaaaaaaaaaaagggctttgATCATCTCTCAAggcgcagaagaaaaaaaagggaaaaaaatcccaTCAttacagggattcgaacccaggacagcCCCCGACACCACAGCCACCGCTCCgtttacccccccacccaaaaagatcagcagcaaaaacaaagaaaacaaaacgccaCTCAAGTCAGGGGTCTAGCGGAGCGAATCAAAACAGCAGTCCTTGCGGAAGCGAACCCAAAACCTAAACCTCCCCCAGTCGGGCAGTTACCCACTGGGCCAGGGGCTGTGTGTGGTGACCCACGTACCTGCGAGGACCAGTCCAGGCTGGTGATGATGCGATGCTTGGACCACTTGTCGTCGAAGAAGTCTCTGTTCTGCTTCAGCCGTTCACCCGCCATcgcctctctgtgtgcgtgcacacacacacacacacacacaccaaaaaaaaacaaaaaaaaacatatcacaaTACTGAAAATTCACTTTCAACTCTTAGCACAGGTCATATCCATTACAACGTTGTAAAAATCTACATTTCAAAATGTAAAATCTGAAAGcagtcacaccctccccccctctccccacatcacatcaccatacTTCAGGACCACAGACTCTATCATGTCGTTATAAAATAAGGAACATTTTCTCGgaaacaggcaaacacacatatcaaaaacaagcctccccactcctcccactACTTCTTCCACACAGATGTGTTGActcatgcagagacagagagaggcagagaggcagagacagagaaagaaagagacagagagtcagagacacagaaagagacacagagacagagtcagagacacacagagagagacagagacagagtgagagagggagtcagagacacaaagagcgagacagagagagacagagacagagtcagtgagagagggagagagtcagagagagtcagacacagagagagtcagacacagagagagtcagacacagagagagggagggagagatgagagcaagaaagaaagactgacagaaaactgaaaacagacaaaaatacaacaaatagaaacaaaaaccaaaaatccCCAGTCCACTCACTCATCCTTGCCAGATCCATCCTTGCCGGAGTAGTCCACGAATATATCCACCTCCTCCGCTAGCGCCCTCTCCATGATGCGTGCCGACGTGCCGAAAAACTTCTGGAAGTCCTCCGACATCATGATCTGTTGCTTCTCCTCCTCACTCAGCTCGGGTAACGCTGATCACAACACACTATGCTACACTAtgttgttcactgtgctgtatgttccattgtgattgttgtttgttCAGTAAAGATGTATGTTCCATTACAATTATTGATTGTTCATTAAAGCTGCATGTTCTATTGTGATTGTTGATTGTTCAGTAAAGATGTATGTTCCATTACAATCATTCATTGTTCATTAAAGCTGCATGTTCCATTGTGACTGCTGATTGCTCAGTAAAGATGTATGTTCCATTACAATCATTGACTGTTCATTAAAGCTGCATGTTCCATTATGATTGTTGATTGTTCAGCAAAGCTGCAAACACTAGTGTTCTTTATATGTTAAGTAAAGCGGTTTGCATCAGTGTTTGGTTCTTGTTCAGTAAAGCTGTATGTAACATAGTGTTTCATAATTGTTCAGTAAACTGTAAACCTGTATGTTCCATTGTGATCCCTGACTGTTCAGTAAAGCTGCATGATCCATTGTGATTGCTGATTGTTCAGTAAAGCTGTATGTAACATAGTGTTCCTTTTTTGTTCAGTAAACTGTAAAGCCGTATATTCCATTGTGATTGTTGACTGTTCAGTAAAGCTGTATGTTCCATAGTGATTGTTGACTGTTCAGTAAAGCTGTATGTTCCATTGTGATTGTTGACTGTTCAGTAAAGCGGTATATACGGTAATCATTGTGGACTGTTCAGTTGTGCTATATGTTCCATAGTGATTGTTGACTAATCAGTAAAGCTGTATGTTCCATTGTGATTGTTGATTGTTGAGTAAAGCTGTATGTAGCATAATGATCGTTGATTGTTCAGTTTGTATTTTCCAGTCCAGTCCAAAGTCCAGTCCAATCCACTGTACAATTCACAGTCCACAATCCAGTCCAAAGTCCAGTCCAATCCACAGTACAATTCACACTCcacaatccagtccaatccactGTACAATTCACAGTCcacaatccagtccaatccacaGTACAGTTCACAGTCCACAATCCAGTCCAAAGTCCAGTTCAATCCATAGTACAATTCACTGTCCAAAGTCCAGTTCAATCCACAGTACAATTCACTGTCCAAAGTCCAGTCCACAAACCACAGTCCAATTCAGTCCACAATCCaatccagtgcagtgcagtgactcacgtttcttctcctctttctgctgctcctcctgggTGAGGGCCGGGGCCACCAGCTCCACGTGCGGCATCTTGTGGCTGTGACCTTGACCCCGAAAGtgggcccccgccccctccaactcCATCATGTCAAGGTCATTGTCCTCGTCTGCACAGTTCGCAGTCATCATCAGAACCAACATCGTTCAATCCATCCATCAGTGTGTCACAATCAGCACCTCTATTTTGTCATCACAGCCATCATCGTAACCAACATCATTAAATCCATCCACAAATGTGTCATAATCGGCAATGTTAAATCCTCAAATTTGTCTTCAGAGCCAACGTCATAACCAAAATGTCAAATCCATTAATAAATGTGTCAAAATTGACACACTTAAATCCTGAAGTCTATCATCTAAGCCATTGTAATAACCAACATCGTCAAATCCATTCATAGATGTGTCATAATTGACGCCCTTAAATCTTCAAGCTTATCATCTACACCACTGTCACAACCAACATCATCAAATCCATCCACGAATGTGTCATTATTACCACCCTTGAATAATCAAATTCATCTTCAGAGCCATCATCATAACCAACACTGTCAAATCCATCCATAAATGTTTCGTAATCAGCCACCATTAAATCCTCAAATTTGTCATAACACACCTTTGATGCTGACAGTTCTGTCAATTTTTTCATCAGAGGATGATAAAAATCTAACCGGAACATTAACATATTCATACATAATAAACAAAATTATATATCAGTAAAAGGCATACAAATTCAAGCATGTTCCTCACATGTCCTAATCACATAAAAAAGAATATGATAATATAGTAAGGAAGCCCAATTATCAAGTCTAGATTAAGACAAAAAATATTCAAAGCTATctagaaaaaaaagcagctgttaAGAGCATTTACATCACTGTATTTATACCAGTCCTTTGGACTACcaggcccctccctccctccctctttccccacatacaattcctcctccctcctctcccttcaagAAACCCTTTCATTAATGTGAACAATTGCTGATAAATTTAATCAATTGATTAACTGCATGAATTCAAACTCTCTtcccaaaaacaacacaaacggCCGTGAACGAGTCACATCGGTGACATGATCCCAAACCACTGCACCATCAGTTATTACCACACCCTCTACAGGAACTGAATTCTgaagaactgaaaaagaaaaaaaaaagaaaaaaaagagagaagaaactggCACGATATACTTAAGGGGGAAATGGATCTTTCTCTTCAAAATAACAATGTACATATTTAATTCTCCATTTTTTATTCAGTCaattattcacttattcatttattcattcatttattgtattCTAATTTATttctacttattcattcattttttggtAGAAGCTTGTTAcccatcccttccttccattctGTGCATTCTTTCTCTGGCATAAAGAGAGTACAATACAGGTTATAATTCACTGCTGacaggaggcacacacacacacacacacacacacacacacacacacacacacacacacacacacacacacacacacactcaccaaaaaaacccacatcacccccccacacacacacacacacacacattcactaatcctcaccaccacatcaaacaccatatcatatcacacacaaacTATGGagtgaagcaaaaacaaaaacaaaacaaaaacaagagacgcaaggccttcaagactcacttgtgactgagagtaaaacacacaagctttttatgtattgagcataatttcaaaatgtaacgtttaagatgagaaagatcagtttaaagcaaattaagtcccctagcattaattacagagtaattttccttttttactatctgcaccaaaacgtttgcaaaataaataaaacttccttgcttagcaaaagaagttcctgtttgaacaaaaaatgattattgtgactgctcttgttgtcgggtcagaatatcagataaaagtgccaagtttagagaatacaaaaaatataaatataacagtaaatgcagtttgcatataattaggcttcattatttatttttttgtgcccatcccagaggtgcaatattgttttaaacaagatgactggaaagaactgaatttttcctattattatgcctaatttggtgtcaactgacaaagtatttgcagagaaaatgccaatgttaaagtttaccacggacacacagacacacagacagacaaccgaacaccgggttaaaacatagactcactttgttcacacaagtgagtcaaaaaacattgCTCCACTTTTGCAACTTTAAAACCATCAACATGTAACAGGAAAAACCCACAATCTCACAACAGTATATCatagtacacatacacaaatgagacacagaaaaacaacaacataacaatatctCATGGCACCAGGAATACGTACaaatcaaacaagaaaacaacattaccACTTAACATAACATTaagaaacaacagcatgtcacaacCGTGAACAGAGTGAAACACAGCACTCTCTACATGTACAAAGTGAAAGCTGTGTCATCAGGgctttctccattacaatgggaattcatttacagcttagtcttttgtgatggactatgactctcaaaactaggaggcaagattgcactggctctttgtgctgcagccttgggggccagttggcctttgggaatcatcccaacctcttcttcttcttcttcttctt
Protein-coding regions in this window:
- the LOC143276679 gene encoding cytoplasmic dynein 1 intermediate chain 2-like isoform X4 is translated as MADRKAELERKKAKLEEMRKLRKEKELSKKGKEGDEPKGSARPGGGELSSTQPDDILREFGIAPSPESSTSSLTKSAPQGAVIPDSASSASVSSTTPRKIHLSVAKVNETNIAPRENVTYAKETQTTVLEPVEKDDEDNDLDMMELEGAGAHFRGQGHSHKMPHVELVAPALTQEEQQKEEKKPLPELSEEEKQQIMMSEDFQKFFGTSARIMERALAEEVDIFVDYSGKDGSGKDEEAMAGERLKQNRDFFDDKWSKHRIITSLDWSSQHPELLLASYSANEDATNVPDGVALIWNVKYKKDTPEYIFHCQSPVMSSCFAKFHPNLVLGGTYSGQIVLWDNRVNKRTPVQRTPLSASAHTHPVYCVTVVGTQNAHNLISVSNDGKLCSWSLDMLSHPQDSMELQHKQSKAVAATCFSFLAGDANNFIVGSEECLVYSASRHGSKAGISEAYEGHQGPITAIDTHRVAGQIDFSPYFLTASFDWTVKLWNIKEQKFLCSFEDNSDYVSDVQWSPINPALFTSVDIMGRLDLWHLNHETEVPTASVVVDPNVALNKCRWHQTGHHIGVADDLGRIYIYDVAEHIANPKADEWSKFVRTLQEMKQQATEREEDNTLLGTAAPIR
- the LOC143276679 gene encoding cytoplasmic dynein 1 intermediate chain 2-like isoform X3 produces the protein MADRKAELERKKAKLEEMRKLRKEKELSKKGKEGDEPKGSARPGGGELSSTQPDDILREFGIAPSPESSTSSLTKSAPQGAVIPDSASSASVSSTTPRKIHLSVAKVNETNIAPRENVTYAKETQTTVLEPVEKDGGRGGRSRSNEDNDLDMMELEGAGAHFRGQGHSHKMPHVELVAPALTQEEQQKEEKKPLPELSEEEKQQIMMSEDFQKFFGTSARIMERALAEEVDIFVDYSGKDGSGKDEEAMAGERLKQNRDFFDDKWSKHRIITSLDWSSQHPELLLASYSANEDATNVPDGVALIWNVKYKKDTPEYIFHCQSPVMSSCFAKFHPNLVLGGTYSGQIVLWDNRVNKRTPVQRTPLSASAHTHPVYCVTVVGTQNAHNLISVSNDGKLCSWSLDMLSHPQDSMELQHKQSKAVAATCFSFLAGDANNFIVGSEECLVYSASRHGSKAGISEAYEGHQGPITAIDTHRVAGQIDFSPYFLTASFDWTVKLWNIKEQKFLCSFEDNSDYVSDVQWSPINPALFTSVDIMGRLDLWHLNHETEVPTASVVVDPNVALNKCRWHQTGHHIGVADDLGRIYIYDVAEHIANPKADEWSKFVRTLQEMKQQATEREEDNTLLGTAAPIR
- the LOC143276679 gene encoding cytoplasmic dynein 1 intermediate chain 2-like isoform X1; protein product: MADRKAELERKKAKLEEMRKLRKEKELSKKGKEGDEPKGSARPGGGELSSTQPDDILREFGIAPSPESSTSSLTKSAPQGAVIPDSASSASVSSTTPRKIHLSVAKVNETNIAPRENVTYAKETQTTVLEPVEKDGGRGGRSRSTRSISESSSSFVGSPKYSGYAPRFVFHDLEWDDEFVDDDEDEDNDLDMMELEGAGAHFRGQGHSHKMPHVELVAPALTQEEQQKEEKKPLPELSEEEKQQIMMSEDFQKFFGTSARIMERALAEEVDIFVDYSGKDGSGKDEEAMAGERLKQNRDFFDDKWSKHRIITSLDWSSQHPELLLASYSANEDATNVPDGVALIWNVKYKKDTPEYIFHCQSPVMSSCFAKFHPNLVLGGTYSGQIVLWDNRVNKRTPVQRTPLSASAHTHPVYCVTVVGTQNAHNLISVSNDGKLCSWSLDMLSHPQDSMELQHKQSKAVAATCFSFLAGDANNFIVGSEECLVYSASRHGSKAGISEAYEGHQGPITAIDTHRVAGQIDFSPYFLTASFDWTVKLWNIKEQKFLCSFEDNSDYVSDVQWSPINPALFTSVDIMGRLDLWHLNHETEVPTASVVVDPNVALNKCRWHQTGHHIGVADDLGRIYIYDVAEHIANPKADEWSKFVRTLQEMKQQATEREEDNTLLGTAAPIR
- the LOC143276679 gene encoding cytoplasmic dynein 1 intermediate chain 2-like isoform X2, with product MADRKAELERKKAKLEEMRKLRKEKELSKKGKEGDEPKGSARPGGGELSSTQPDDILREFGIAPSPESSTSSLTKSAPQGAVIPDSASSASVSSTTPRKIHLSVAKVNETNIAPRENVTYAKETQTTVLEPVEKDVGGRGGRSRSNEDNDLDMMELEGAGAHFRGQGHSHKMPHVELVAPALTQEEQQKEEKKPLPELSEEEKQQIMMSEDFQKFFGTSARIMERALAEEVDIFVDYSGKDGSGKDEEAMAGERLKQNRDFFDDKWSKHRIITSLDWSSQHPELLLASYSANEDATNVPDGVALIWNVKYKKDTPEYIFHCQSPVMSSCFAKFHPNLVLGGTYSGQIVLWDNRVNKRTPVQRTPLSASAHTHPVYCVTVVGTQNAHNLISVSNDGKLCSWSLDMLSHPQDSMELQHKQSKAVAATCFSFLAGDANNFIVGSEECLVYSASRHGSKAGISEAYEGHQGPITAIDTHRVAGQIDFSPYFLTASFDWTVKLWNIKEQKFLCSFEDNSDYVSDVQWSPINPALFTSVDIMGRLDLWHLNHETEVPTASVVVDPNVALNKCRWHQTGHHIGVADDLGRIYIYDVAEHIANPKADEWSKFVRTLQEMKQQATEREEDNTLLGTAAPIR